A stretch of the Neodiprion lecontei isolate iyNeoLeco1 chromosome 4, iyNeoLeco1.1, whole genome shotgun sequence genome encodes the following:
- the LOC107221865 gene encoding sodium-dependent phosphate transporter 2 isoform X1, protein MAIPYDESLIWLVVVGFIVAFILAFGIGANDVANSFGTSVGAGVLTIVQACILATIFEIAGAVLIGYKVSDTMRKGILDVSLYEGHEKELMLGALSSLVGSGIWLMIATALRLPISGTHSIVGATVGFSLVCRGTAGVKWVALGSIAASWFASPVLSGLVSASIFLTLRKTVLQASKPLDRGLRILPLAYGLTIATNVLSVAHDGPKLLKLDNIPWWGSIIAAVTSGLLSAFVVYTFVVPWQRKRILLASDGVGGATEFDACDRKETTALSVIAPAPSSSKNSEETPKLRGNTSASPLLLTVGADVEGPSVEAGRDDEEPVEVSKLFSFLQVLTAAFGSFAHGGNDVSNAIGPLIALWAVYADGSVRQETETPLPILLYGGLGISVGLWIWGRKVIRTLGQDLARITPASGFTIEVGAALTVLLASKAGLPVSTTHCKVGSIVCVGWVSRGGGGVSWALFRNIAFAWLITVPVAGLLSAACMAVFRQVLTV, encoded by the exons ATGGCTATACCATATGATGAAAGCCTAATATGGCTAGTAGTTGTTGGATTCATCGTCGCATTTATATTGGCATTTGGAATTGGGGCAAATGATGTCGCAAACAGTTTTGGAACTAGTGTGGGTGCCGGTGTTCTGACAATAGTTCAAGCTTGCATTTTAGctacaatatttgaaatagcCGGGGCTGTACTCATAGGATATAAG GTATCTGATACAATGCGCAAAGGCATACTCGATGTGTCACTGTACGAGGGACATGAGAAAGAACTGATGCTCGGTGCACTTTCTAGTCTTGTTGGTTCAGGTATTTGGTTGATGATTGCAACTGCCTTGCGTCTTCCTATTTCTGGGACTCATTCGATTGTTGGCGCAACTGTTGGCTTTTCACTTGTATGCAGAGGCACTGCAGGG gtAAAATGGGTGGCTCTTGGAAGTATAGCAGCTTCTTGGTTTGCTAGTCCCGTACTAAGCGGCCTAGTGTCAGCTTCCATTTTCTTAACACTGagaaaaactgttttacaAGCTAGTAAACCCCTGGACCGAGGTCTCCGAATCCTCCCACTAGCTTATGGCCTAACCATTGCTACAAATGTACTCTCGGTTGCACACGATGGGCCAAAAC TGTTGAAGCTGGATAACATACCCTGGTGGGGTAGCATTATAGCCGCAGTAACTAGTGGTTTACTGTCCGCTTTTGTTGTATACACATTTGTAGTCCCATGgcagagaaaaagaatattattgGCTAGCGATGGTGTTGGTGGTGCCACAGAGTTCGATGCGTGTGATAGAAAAGAAACAACTGCGCTGTCAGTCATTGCTCCAGCTCCTTCATCTAGtaaaaattctgaagaaaCACCAAAGCTTAGGGGCAACACTAGTGCGAGTCCCTTATTATTAACTGTTGGGGCGGATGTGGAAGGTCCGAGTGTTGAGGCTGGAAGAGACGATGAAGAACCAGTAGAAGTATCAAAACTCTTCTCATTTCTCCAAGTATTAACTGCTGCATTTGGAAGTTTTGCTCATGGAGGAAATGATGTTAGCAATGCCATAGGACCTTTGATTGCATTGTGGGCAGTCTATGCTGACGGTTCTGTTCGTCAAGAAACAGAAACTCCTCTGCCTATTCTTCTTTATGGAGGACTAGGCATATCAGTTGGACTTTGGATATGGGGGAGAAAAGTTATTCGAACACTCGGCCAAGATTTAGCACGAATTACTCCAGCTAGTGGATTTACAATTGAG GTAGGTGCAGCACTAACAGTTCTGTTGGCAAGTAAGGCTGGTCTTCCAGTGTCAACGACGCATTGTAAAGTGGGTTCGATTGTGTGTGTCGGATGGGTATCacgtggtggtggtggtgtgTCCTGGGCGCTATTTCGTAACATTGCCTTTGCGTGGTTAATCACTGTACCAGTTGCAGGATTATTATCTGCTGCCTGTATGGCTGTGTTTAGGCAAGTACTTACTGTCTGA
- the LOC107221865 gene encoding sodium-dependent phosphate transporter 2 isoform X2, translated as MRKGILDVSLYEGHEKELMLGALSSLVGSGIWLMIATALRLPISGTHSIVGATVGFSLVCRGTAGVKWVALGSIAASWFASPVLSGLVSASIFLTLRKTVLQASKPLDRGLRILPLAYGLTIATNVLSVAHDGPKLLKLDNIPWWGSIIAAVTSGLLSAFVVYTFVVPWQRKRILLASDGVGGATEFDACDRKETTALSVIAPAPSSSKNSEETPKLRGNTSASPLLLTVGADVEGPSVEAGRDDEEPVEVSKLFSFLQVLTAAFGSFAHGGNDVSNAIGPLIALWAVYADGSVRQETETPLPILLYGGLGISVGLWIWGRKVIRTLGQDLARITPASGFTIEVGAALTVLLASKAGLPVSTTHCKVGSIVCVGWVSRGGGGVSWALFRNIAFAWLITVPVAGLLSAACMAVFRQVLTV; from the exons ATGCGCAAAGGCATACTCGATGTGTCACTGTACGAGGGACATGAGAAAGAACTGATGCTCGGTGCACTTTCTAGTCTTGTTGGTTCAGGTATTTGGTTGATGATTGCAACTGCCTTGCGTCTTCCTATTTCTGGGACTCATTCGATTGTTGGCGCAACTGTTGGCTTTTCACTTGTATGCAGAGGCACTGCAGGG gtAAAATGGGTGGCTCTTGGAAGTATAGCAGCTTCTTGGTTTGCTAGTCCCGTACTAAGCGGCCTAGTGTCAGCTTCCATTTTCTTAACACTGagaaaaactgttttacaAGCTAGTAAACCCCTGGACCGAGGTCTCCGAATCCTCCCACTAGCTTATGGCCTAACCATTGCTACAAATGTACTCTCGGTTGCACACGATGGGCCAAAAC TGTTGAAGCTGGATAACATACCCTGGTGGGGTAGCATTATAGCCGCAGTAACTAGTGGTTTACTGTCCGCTTTTGTTGTATACACATTTGTAGTCCCATGgcagagaaaaagaatattattgGCTAGCGATGGTGTTGGTGGTGCCACAGAGTTCGATGCGTGTGATAGAAAAGAAACAACTGCGCTGTCAGTCATTGCTCCAGCTCCTTCATCTAGtaaaaattctgaagaaaCACCAAAGCTTAGGGGCAACACTAGTGCGAGTCCCTTATTATTAACTGTTGGGGCGGATGTGGAAGGTCCGAGTGTTGAGGCTGGAAGAGACGATGAAGAACCAGTAGAAGTATCAAAACTCTTCTCATTTCTCCAAGTATTAACTGCTGCATTTGGAAGTTTTGCTCATGGAGGAAATGATGTTAGCAATGCCATAGGACCTTTGATTGCATTGTGGGCAGTCTATGCTGACGGTTCTGTTCGTCAAGAAACAGAAACTCCTCTGCCTATTCTTCTTTATGGAGGACTAGGCATATCAGTTGGACTTTGGATATGGGGGAGAAAAGTTATTCGAACACTCGGCCAAGATTTAGCACGAATTACTCCAGCTAGTGGATTTACAATTGAG GTAGGTGCAGCACTAACAGTTCTGTTGGCAAGTAAGGCTGGTCTTCCAGTGTCAACGACGCATTGTAAAGTGGGTTCGATTGTGTGTGTCGGATGGGTATCacgtggtggtggtggtgtgTCCTGGGCGCTATTTCGTAACATTGCCTTTGCGTGGTTAATCACTGTACCAGTTGCAGGATTATTATCTGCTGCCTGTATGGCTGTGTTTAGGCAAGTACTTACTGTCTGA
- the LOC107221864 gene encoding Golgi SNAP receptor complex member 2, which yields METLYHQTNKLVQETQHSFSQLEKKHSDLDLQAIEHDIQSKINLINSNCERLDILCMKGPVSQRQNAKMRVDQLKYDSRHLAAALNSWRSQLTRRQREETEREALLSKKFTPNDQIDIMIDHNLQHNSSLRNATHGMDDLIQHGSGILEGLRSQRSTLKGAHKRLVDIGNILGLSNTTMRLIEQRARQDGLILIAGMVFTCLIIVLVIIYLT from the exons ATGGAGACCTTGTATCATCAGACGAATAAGCTAGTGCAGGAAACTCAACATTCGTTTTCTCAACTGGAAAAGAAACATTCGGACTTGGACCTTCAAGCAATAGAGCATGACATACAGTCGAAGATAAATCTCATCAACAG TAACTGTGAACGACTTGATATTTTGTGTATGAAGGGTCCTGTATCACAGAGGCAAAATGCCAAGATGCGAGTGGACCAGTTGAAATATGATTCGCGGCACCTCGCTGCTGCTTTAAATTCGTGGCGAAGTCAACTTACTCGCCGGCAAAGGGAAGAAACTGAACGTGAAGCTCTTTTGTCTAAAAAATTCACCCCCAACGACCAAATAGATATCATGATAGATCACAATCTTCAGCATAATTCTAGTTTGCGAAATGCAACGCATGGTATGGATGACCTAATTCAGCATGGCTCTGGGATATTGGAAGGCTTAAGATCGCAAAGATCTACATTGAAAGGTGCTCATAAAAGACTTGTCGATATTGGAAACATCTTGGGGCTTTCTAACACAACGATGCGGCTTATTGAACAAAGAGCTCGGCAAGATGGATTAATATTGATAGCTGGGATGGTTTTTACATGTTTAATTATAGTATTAGTTATAATATATCTTACATAG
- the LOC107221888 gene encoding myotubularin-related protein 9 translates to MELSDFILVTKLDNVVLTDRSDGTDKNSSLDRTLCITGHHLILSSRQAVSQELLLLHRNIDVIEKKSNNQNPGGSIILKCKDFHIYQLDINSTEDLNNVTLSLEKLACLDQPLQYPFFYSPQPVNNSTVQVEDGWTAFAPVSEWSRLLATHADEWRICYLNRDYKVCNSYPSAVIVPRHIEDKIIVLAAKFRDGGRFPVLCYRHDGGSILMRSSQPLSGATGKRCKEDERLLNAVLGPGRRGYIVDTRSASQAQAAKNRGGGTEMDAAYPQWRKVHKAVPRSTDLAESFCKLIEACSDTKCSTSQWLSRLEGSGWLSAIQAALNAACVAAQCLHQEAAAVLVHGGAGRDCTLAVTSLTQAILNPDCRTVRGLQALVEREWLQAGHAFFSRTRHGPYHPPNSQSPAHAPTFLLFLDCLYQLHRQFQFSFEYTTDLLIELYKHAYCSSYGTFLGDSEAERIQLRLSERTASLWSHINQPDVLEKWLNPLYEPNPGVIWPSVAPISIELWMELYLLHTNAAPWKGSLSCAMHIKRKHSAIRKISGQLQSQIRKGIEEIHTNPDSSYGTANAEEHLRLAQMNLEPQST, encoded by the exons ATGGAATTGAGTGACTTTATATTAGTTACAAAACTTGATAACGTCGTTCTCACTGATAGAAGCGATGGAACTGATAAAAACTCTAGCTTAGATAGAACGCTCTGCATCACTGGACATCATCTTATACTATCATCAAGGCAGGCTGTTTCTCAGGAGCTTTTG CTGCTTCACAGAAACATAGATGTCATAGAGAAAAAGTCAAACAACCAAAACCCTGGAGGCAGTATTATTTTAAAATGCAAGGATTTCCATATCTATCAACTCGATATCAATAGTACAGAGGATTTAAATAATGTGACGTTATCTCTGGAAAAGCTGGCATGTTTGG aTCAACCTCTCCAGTATCCTTTTTTCTACAGCCCTCAACCTGTGAATAATTCCACGGTGCAAGTGGAAGATGGATGGACTGCATTTGCACCAGTTTCAGAATGGTCTAGACTATTAGCAACTCATGCCGATGAGTGGCGGATTTGCTACCTCAATCGTGATTATAAAGTCTGTAATTCGTACCCATCAGCCGTAATAGTACCACGGCATATAGAAgacaaaattattgtattagCAGCAAAGTTTAGAGACGGTGGACGATTTCCTGTACTCTGCTACAGACACGATGGGGGG agTATTCTCATGAGAAGTAGTCAGCCATTGTCTGGAGCTACAGGAAAAAGATGCAAGGAGGATGAACGACTTTTGAATGCTGTTTTAGGTCCAGGAAGACGAGg GTACATAGTGGATACGAGATCTGCCAGTCAAGCGCAGGCGGCCAAAAACCGAGGAGGAGGAACTGAAATGGACGCAGCTTATCCACAATGGCGTAAGGTGCACAAGGCTGTGCCACGATCTACTGACCTGGCCGAAAGTTTCTGTAAACTAATCGAAGCCTGCAGTGACACAAAATGCTCCACGTCCCAGTGGCTTTCTCGACTAGAGGGTAGTGGCTGGCTATCTGCAATTCAAGCAGCATTGAATGCAGCCTGCGTAGCTGCCCAATGTCTTCACCAAGAAGCAGCTGCTGTCTTAGTACATG GTGGTGCTGGCAGAGATTGTACTCTTGCTGTGACGAGTTTGACCCAAGCCATTCTAAATCCTGACTGTCGAACCGTGAGAGGTCTGCAGGCTCTTGTTGAACGAGAGTGGTTACAAGCTGGCCATGCTTTTTTCAGTCGGACACGTCATGGGCCTTATCACCCGCCCAATTCTCAAAGTCCAGCACATGCTCCCACCTTTTTGCTATTTCTAGATTGTCTCTATCAGCTACATCGCCAATTTCAATTCAGCTTCGAATATACAACAGATTTACTCATCGAACTTTATAAACATGCATATTGCTCAAGCTATGGAACGTTCTTGGGTGATTCAGAAGCAGAACGAATTCAGCTTAGATTATCTGAGAGAACGGCCAGTTTATGGTCACATATAAATCAGCCAGATGTTTTGGAAAAATGGTTAAATCCACTTTACGAACCAAATCCTGGCGTTATTTGGCCCAGTGTGGCACCTATCAGCATAGAATTGTGGATGGAACTTTACCTTTTGCATACAAATGCCGCGCCATGGAAAGGATCACTTTCTTGCGCCATGCACATTAAACGGAAGCATTCTGCAATTCGAAAGATCTCTGGTCAGCTTCAATCGCAAATCCGTAAAGGTATCGAAGAAATTCATACCAATCCAGATTCTTCGTACGGGACAGCGAACGCTGAAGAACACCTTCGACTAGCTCAGATGAACTTGGAACCTCAAAGTACTTGA